A window of Actinomycetota bacterium genomic DNA:
CATCTCCTGGTGAAAGCAGGGACTCCGCGATCCACGCATGGTGCACGACTACCTGGGAGGCCCTCTCGGCCTGCGGAGCGGCGGTTCAGGAACTGCTCATCGCGAACGGGATCGACATCTAGAACGACCCTGTGACGATCTCCCCTGCGGGTTCGTACGTCCCGATCACGACTCCGGTGGTAGAGACCTTGCTGTCCAGGAGCTTCAGCCCGGCAGGGATGGTGCCGTCAGAGAACAGCCGTTTCCCTGACCCGATGACGAGGGGAAAGACCCACAAGCGGTACTCGTCGACGAGGTGGTCGCGCATCAGCGTCTGGATCAGGTTCCCGCTGCCATGCACCTGAAGCTCCGGTCCGTCTTCCTTCTTGATCGCGGCGACACCTTCGGCCGCATCACCCTCGATCAGGACCGAGGGTCCCCACTCCAGCGTGCGATGGCCGCGCGACGCGACGTACTTGGTGGCGTCGTTCAATGGTTTGGCGCCGGCCTCCTCCGGTGCGGTTGGCCAATAGCCCGCGAAGATGTCATAGGTCTTGCGTCCCAGCAGGAGATCGAACGGCACGCTCATCGCCTCGGTCATGATCTGACGCATCTGCTCGTCCCAGTAGTTCACCGACCAGCCACCGAACGCGAAGCCGCCGCTGTCGTCCTCTTCAGGTCCTCCCGGTGCCTGCATGACCCCGTCGAGGGTCAAGAAGGTGCTCACGATCAGCTTTCTCATCTCTCGTGTCCTTTCGATCGGATCCCCGCCGGTCGGCCAGACCCATTGGAGTTGCCCCACGATGACCGCCTACGTGGGGGGTGGGCCCCGCGACAGCGAAAGGGCCGGGCCGGCACCCAATCAAGGGGCTGGCCGTTCACCTGAGCCTGGACAGCTACGGGCGACGCGGACTCGAGTCCAGTTACCGGCTGATGTGGAGCACCCGGCCGAGGCCTCGGGCGGTCCCTCCGAGCACTCGGCGGGTGGCGAACCCGAGGAGGACCAGCGGTCCGATCGGGCGCGGCCTGGCGTGCTCGATCTGCGCCTCGACTGCTCGCTCCTTCCGCGCTGTTCGCGGGGCTCGCGCCGGGCGGGCCGAAACCTCTTCCTCGTCGCGTTCGAACACCACCGCTCCCACCGCCGCGATCAGGACCAGGGCCACGGGCACCAGCGCCCACACGTACGGCGGGATCCCCTTGGGGCTGCCAGAGGTGGGCGCGACCTGGAGGGCGCTGCCACCGGTTGGCGGCTGAGTGGTCTGTGTGATCGGCTGCGGGTTGCCGCCGCCGCCTCCGCCGTGGCTGCCCTTCCCAGGCTTTCCGCCGAAGATCGAGCCCTGCACCGACCCGCCGCCCGTCCGGAACGGCGGCTTGTAGTACAGAGGACCGTTGTAGCTGAAGGTCGGCACGGTGCTCGAGCCGAACGACGATCCCGGACCGGCCACGTCGGACGGAGGCGTTCCGCTGGTCCCTGACCCACCCGTCCCACCAGAGCCGGACCCACCGGTCCCACCCGAGCCGCCGCTGCCACCTGACCCGCCGCCGCTGCCACCGCCACCCGAGCCGCCACCGCCACCCGAGCCGCCGGACCCGCCGCTACCGCCGGATCCTCCCGACCCTCCGGTGCCGCCACCCGACCCTCCGGTCCCGCCCGACCCTCCGGTCCCGCCCGAGCCACCGCTGCCACCCGATCCGGTGTCGGACGGCGAAGGTGAAGGCGCCGGAGCAGTGGACTGGGAGGAGAAGTTCGCGCTGCCGTCGTAGCCGGAGTCGGTCACCGTCACCGGCACGACCGTGACGGTGTAGGAGCCGACCGGGTTGTTCACGGTCACGCTCTCGGAGGTGCCCGACGAGGAGGCCGAGGCCCCCGCGGAACCCACGATCAGGTCGAAGTTGTCGCCGGAGTCCGGCCAGCTGATCGCGACGGTGACGCTGCCCGTGTGGTCGTTCCAGTAGGAGGGGTCGACGCTCACGGAGAGAGTGAACTGGTCACACAGCGATGCGACGCAGGCCGAGGAGCTGGGAACCCGCCGCCAGCGTGTAGTACGCACCGCTCCAGGAGGCCGAGGAGTTCGACGGTCCCACGGAGCCGGAGGAAGGGGAGGCTGCGAGTCCCGGAGAGGCCACCGCGACGACCAGGACAGCGGCCGCGGCGGCGACCAGGAGCCCGCGAATGCTCCCCCACATGTTCCTCATCACGTCCCCTCCGGCCCCTCGAACTCACCCTTCAAACGGGCAATTACAAACGAACGACTCTGTCACGCTGGACGGTGGGCATGTACCCGCCCGATGTTGGCCCCAAACCGCGGGCGCGGGGGCGCGGGATGGCCGGAGCTGCCCCCGAGCACCAGGGGTTGACGGGCGCTCCGGTGCACGGATTGGGCATGGTGGCCTGCGGTGGCAGCGACAGCATCTTGATGGTCGTGGGCTGCGGATAGTGCGTGGGCGGGTTGTCGGAGCAGGGCGGAAGCCCCGAGGACTGCTGGATGCCGGAGGCGCACACGATCTCGGCCGCCAGCGACGGGTCGCCCAGCGCGGGTCCGCCGCACGTCCCGTCCACGGTCTGGATGTCCGGGGGGTCGCTGGTGAGCGTCCCGGAGGTGTCCGTGTTGTCGTGGAAGCAGTTCCCCGGCACCACCGAGACCGTCGCGTTGCCGATGTCCGCGTTCCCCGGGTTGCCGAAGAACCCGTTGTTGGTGAACTGGTTGCCGGCGACCTCGTTCCCGAAGGCCTGGAAGTAGCAGATGGGCCCGGTCTGGATTCCTCCCTCGCAGTTCGACATGGGCGGCGGCGTCTCGTCATCCGGGAAGTCGTGGATCAGCATCCCCCACGAGCCGTTGTGCACGATCCGGTTGCCGACCACGGTGTCGTTCTGGCCGCCGGAAGTCTCGATGCCGGTACCGACCGGCGCCGCCCCGGCGATGCCGAACGACGGCACGTTGGGGCTGTTGTTGTCGTGGACGTGGTTGAAGCGGAACACCGTGCAGGAGCCGGTCCCGGTCGGTCCGGTCTGGCCCGCCGGGCAGGCCCCCTCCTGCGGCGGCGGCGCGTCGTCGTTGTTCAGGCTGTTGGGGACGATCCCCGACCGGTTCCGGTCGAACTCCGAGCGCTGGATGATCAGGTTGCCGCCGGAGTTCGTCCCCGAGTACCCGAGCGCGCTGTTCTCCGCGTGGGCGTCGGTGATCACCACGTTGCAGTCCGGGCAGGCGCCCACGTAGTACGCCGAGTCGCCCATGTTGCTCGCGTACGTGTGGAGGAGCACGCCCGGGCCGTAGGAGTTGCTGGCGAAGATGCCGTACACAGGAAGTTGCAGGCGGTGAGGTTCTCGACGAAGACGCCGTCGGTCTCGAACACCTCGATGCCGTTGCGGCCCTCGGTGGAGCCGTCGACGGCCGTCGGCCCGAAGTCCTGGGCCGCCGGCGACGGATCGCATGGCCTGGGTATGGAGGCCGCCGGCGACGCCTTCGTGCCATCGAGGATCACGTGGTTGCGGTCCATCCCGCGCAGGTGGATGTTCGGCGTGGTGATGTAGACGCCGGCCTGGTCCGACCCGTGCTCGCGGTAGTCGCCGGGCCCGATCAGGATCCAGTCGCCGGGACTGGCCGCATCCACCGCGGCCTGGATGCTCGAGTAGCCGCCCGGGACCCCGTGGAACGAGCCGACCAGCAGGACCTTCGGAGCGGAGGTGGAACCCGCGACCGCGGGAACGCCCGGGCTGAGCGCCACGAGCCCCACCGCGGCCATCGTGGACAGCAGCGCGGATCGCACGTCGTACCTCCCTGGGATGCGGGCGCGCCCATCTGCGCGAAGCAGGGCGAGCGCGGATGGCTTCTACCCGGCGCCCTTCGCGTCAAACGTCGCCGGCGTGTGCCGGGGCTTGAAGGGGGAACAACGCCTGGGATGGCTTCAGATGCTTCCGACGCCAGACACCCGCCGGGTCCGCTCGAGAACCAGAAGCACGGCGAGACGGCCGATCCGGGCCGTCCGCAGCCCGAGGCGGCCGAGGTCGAGAGCGCCCGGCTCCTCGCTCCAACGAGGCGCGCGAGGACCTCCTGGCCAGCGGGTTGAGCGACCGCGAGATCCGTCGGTTGGCGGACGCGTACATCGCCGAGGACCGTGGAACCGACCTCCCCGGATTCCTGAAATGGGCCCGCGCGCGAGCCGGTTCCGGACAGGCGTAGCCCGAGCCAGGCGGCGCCTGCGGAGCCGCATGCACGTTCCACTACAATCGGCCCGGAGACGTGGCTGAGTGGCCGAAAGCAGCCGCCTGCTAAGCGGTTAGGGGGTTGATAGCTCCCTCGCGCGTTCGAATCGCGCCGTCTCCGCCAGTGTCCGGGGTAGCGTGCTAGTCGCGGGAGGAATCGGCTGGGTTGAGCGGCACGGGCCGACCCATCGGGTCATGGCAGATCCAAGCGCACCCCAGACTGCTCGGCGTCCGTCGAGTCGACCAGCGCATGCGTTGCCGTCAATCTGCCGAGAGTCGCACTCCGATCGTCCCACGGCATCGCCGCGGTCCAACGCCACGCATGGGCCAGGACCTTGATCAGGACATCCGTTCGCCCATTGCGGGAGAGCACCCGAAGCGCCGTGAGGTATTCGTTCCGGAAAACTATCGGAATGATGATCCGGGACTGCCCCACGGCGGACAGCTCCGCACACATTGCGGCTCGGGCCACGCGCCCGTTCCCGTCGTCGAAGGGATGGACCTCGGAGACGAGAAAGAGCTGGAAGGCTGCCCGCGCGAAGCCGGGGGGCAGCCGCTGTCCCAGCTTGAAGCCTTCGACAAGGGTTCCTTCCGCCAGGCTGTGGTCCACGAATACGTAGGAGCCGGCCTGGTTGGCACGCTCCTTGAACAGACCAGGTCGCTTGCTCGGCCGACCGCTCATGACGGCTGAGTGACGGAGCGTCAGGAGATTGAGGAATTCCTCGGCGTCGGCAGGCACGGCGGCTCGGCCGACTGGATCGGACACGATCCGATAGGTGCCCAGGATGTCGTGCGCGTCCTCGGGCCTGCTCGCCGGGACGTCGCCCGAACGGATGATCTGCTCCGCTTCGTCGATCGTGAACTCGGTTCCTTCGATGAAGTTCGAGAAGTACGCCTCGAAAAACGGCAGCGTTCCATCCAGGTCGCCGGGCGGAGGCGGCAGGGCTTCGGGAAGGCCGAGCTCCGGGGAGGGCGCGGTGAGCGCGTCCGCGAGCTGTCTGAACCGATCCAGGCGGGAGGGATCCCATTCCCGGCCGCCCGTACGGGCGACGAGGAGGGCGGCGGCGCCCTGCCGGATAGGGCGGGTCCCGGCCACGGCGCCGATGAGATCCTCAAGCGGTCGCCGACGTTCGGCGTGGCCGATAGCCTCCACGATCTCGATCCCCCTATCACGAACGGACTGGAGCCAGCCGTCCGGTCGGAGTTGCACCTTGCGGACGAGCCACTCCTCGATCTCGGCTCGACCCATCGTTCGCGCCGGGCGGCCTGCGCGGGTCATCGAGAGTGCGAGGTTGTCCACGAGGGTCCGTGCGTCGGAGGTGATCCGCAGGCCCGAAGGCCAGGGCGGATCGTCATCGAATGCGGGAGCCCCAGGACGTGGAACGATGGTCAGCCCCGGAAGGACGATGTCCCGATGGCGCTCGTCGGAGATGATGAACAGGAAGCCGTCGACCGGGAGCCCGTTGTTCGCCGCTGAGCGATCGGCCACGATGGCATCAGGCGCGATCCGGGCCAGGATCTCCCAACGGTTCCCGTCGACGAGAAGTTCGGGTGGGGTGGTGAGATCCGCGGTGTAGATTCCGGCCGCGAGCCGACGGATCCGACCCGATGCAACCGCACGAGACAGGGTCGACGCAGGTGCGACGTCGTTGAAGAAGACCGATCCACGGGCCGTTGGCCACGGGGTGGTAGTCGTCCGTGTCATCCCGGGGAAACACTCCCGCACGTGCCGATGCAAGAAATTGTCATGAGGCCAAGGATAACGGAAGAATCTGCTCCGAGAAGGCAGCTCTCCTGCGGCGACGGCTGAAGTAGATGTGCTGAGCAATGGACAGAGCGCAAGAAATTGTGCCGAGCTGCCATCGCAGCCGAACCGCCAGCGACTCCGCCTCGGTCGCTGATACTGGTTGGCGGATCCGCGTTCAGCTGCTGTCGGCCGGCTCTCGCCGCAACGGGCTCCGGGCGGCCGCGTAGCCCGCCGCGTAACCGGCGGCCGCCGCCGCGGCCGCGGTGGCGCCCACCGCGGAACCCAACAGCGTGCGCCGCCTGGCCACCCGGAGGTCGATCACCTGCCACCCGTTGGCCCGGGCCACCCGCAGCAGCGCGCGGTCGGGGTTCATCGCCACGGGGTTCCCCACCAGCTGGAGCAGCGGCAGGTCGTTGACGGAGTCCGAGTACGCGTAGGAGCGGAGCAGGTCGATGCCGCGCGCGTCGGCGAGCTCCTTCACCCGCCGGGCCTTCTCCTCCCGGCTGCACAGCTCGCCCTCCAGGTGCCCGGTGTAGACCCCGTCGGCGACCGCGGCCTTCGTGCCGATCACGCCGTCGATCCCGAACTCGGCGGCCAGAAGGGACAGGAAGTCCTCCGGAGACGACGAGGAGATGTAGACCTCCCGTCCCGCCCGCTTGTGCCGGTTCATGAGCTCCACGGCCTGGGGGTAGAAGCGAGGCAGCAGCTCCCGCTCCACCACCAGGCGGCCCATGGCCTCGACGTCCGTCTTGGCCCGTCCCTTCACGGCGCCGAGCGTGGCCTCCCGGGCCCGCCGCATTCGTTCCTTGTCCTCCTTGCCCGACAGGCGGTAGAGCAGCTGGTCCGAGGCGATCCGCGCGATGTCGCGATTGGTGAACACGCCCTGCCGGTACATCTCCCGAGCCAAGGGGAACAGGGCCGCGCCCGGCAGGAGCGTCTTGTCGAGGTCGAAGAACGCGGCCTCCCGGGGCGGCTGGGACGGTTTCGAGGGAGTCATGTCGGCCCATATCCTCCTACGAGGAGGGGCCGTCCGACACCGGGGCGAGCGTGGCCCCACGCCTCTATCATGGGTGGTCTCCTCGATGCGCCCGTAGCTCAATTTGGATAGAGCGTCTGACTACGGATCAGGAGGTTGGGGGTTCGAGTCCCTCCGGGCGCGCTGACGAAGCGACCTGGCAGTCGTTTCGAACTTTCTCCCGTCGAAGTCACGGCTCCTTCGGCCTGGGGGCATCAGAGTCCCGCCCGGTGGGAGAAAGACTCAGGTTCCGAGCCGGCCCCCTGCGCTCACCGCGAACAGCCGCCACTCTCCGGGGACGCCCTTGAGCTCGTGGGAGCCTCGATCCTCGAACTCGATCCCCGAACCTGCGACCAAGTCTTTCACCGTGCTCGACACCAGCACCTCGCCCGAGCCGGCCATCGCCGCAACGCGGGCGCCGATGTGTACCGCAATGCCCCCCACGTCATCCCCCATCAGCTCGCACTCGCCGGTATGCAGCCCGGCACGGATCTCGATCCCGAGCAGGCCACCGGCCGAGACGATGGCCTGCGCGCACTGGATCCCCCGGGCCGGTCCGTCGAACGTGGCCAGGAAGCCGTCGCCGATGGTCTTCACCTCGCGGCCTCGGAATCGAGCGAGCTCCTTCCGGATGGCTTGGTGGTGGCCGTCGAGGAGGTCGCGCCAGCGCCGGTCCCCCTGCTGGGCGGCGAGCGCCGTCGAGCCGACGATGTCAGTGAACAGCACAGTCGCGAGCACACGATCCGGCTCGGACGCGGGCCGGATCCCGGTGAGGAACTCCTGGACCTCGTCGACCAGCGTGTCCTGGTCGCCGACGAACGGTGCGTTGTCCGTCCCCGGCAGCTCGACGTACTTGGCGCCGCGGAGAAGTTCGGCGATGACCCGGCTTCCACCCACCGGCCGCATCCGGTCGCCCGTCCGGTGCACCACGAGGGTCGGCACCCGGATCGCCGGCAGGACGTGCCGGATGTCGATTTCCGACGTCATCCGGAACCACCCCTTGGCCGCGCCAGGGCTCATGCTCCGCTGGAAGCGCAACAGCCACCGGCGAAAGGCCTCGTCCCTCGAGACGCTCGGCGCGACGGCGCCGGCCGCCACGACATCCCGCCCCCATCTGGTGTCGAGGATGTCGATGAACTGGTCCTGCGCCTCCTGGGTCAGGCCCCACGGGAAGTCGGGGCTCCACGATCCCTTCGCGAACGAGGCGTACAGGACGAGACCGGACGTCCGTTCCGGGTAGGTCGCGGCGAACAGCGCGGACATCGGTCCGCCCTCGCCCCACCCGAACAGCGCCGCCCGCTGGGATCCGACGTCGTCCATGACCGCCCGGAGGTCGTCCATG
This region includes:
- a CDS encoding adenylate/guanylate cyclase domain-containing protein; translated protein: MEPETRYAKSGELFIAYQVVGDGPLDLVFAPAYSTHLELNWEWPAYARFLHRLTSFSRLLLFDRRGTGLSDPAPVPSTLEETMDDLRAVMDDVGSQRAALFGWGEGGPMSALFAATYPERTSGLVLYASFAKGSWSPDFPWGLTQEAQDQFIDILDTRWGRDVVAAGAVAPSVSRDEAFRRWLLRFQRSMSPGAAKGWFRMTSEIDIRHVLPAIRVPTLVVHRTGDRMRPVGGSRVIAELLRGAKYVELPGTDNAPFVGDQDTLVDEVQEFLTGIRPASEPDRVLATVLFTDIVGSTALAAQQGDRRWRDLLDGHHQAIRKELARFRGREVKTIGDGFLATFDGPARGIQCAQAIVSAGGLLGIEIRAGLHTGECELMGDDVGGIAVHIGARVAAMAGSGEVLVSSTVKDLVAGSGIEFEDRGSHELKGVPGEWRLFAVSAGGRLGT
- a CDS encoding Fic family protein codes for the protein MLSTSTSAVAAGELPSRSRFFRYPWPHDNFLHRHVRECFPGMTRTTTTPWPTARGSVFFNDVAPASTLSRAVASGRIRRLAAGIYTADLTTPPELLVDGNRWEILARIAPDAIVADRSAANNGLPVDGFLFIISDERHRDIVLPGLTIVPRPGAPAFDDDPPWPSGLRITSDARTLVDNLALSMTRAGRPARTMGRAEIEEWLVRKVQLRPDGWLQSVRDRGIEIVEAIGHAERRRPLEDLIGAVAGTRPIRQGAAALLVARTGGREWDPSRLDRFRQLADALTAPSPELGLPEALPPPPGDLDGTLPFFEAYFSNFIEGTEFTIDEAEQIIRSGDVPASRPEDAHDILGTYRIVSDPVGRAAVPADAEEFLNLLTLRHSAVMSGRPSKRPGLFKERANQAGSYVFVDHSLAEGTLVEGFKLGQRLPPGFARAAFQLFLVSEVHPFDDGNGRVARAAMCAELSAVGQSRIIIPIVFRNEYLTALRVLSRNGRTDVLIKVLAHAWRWTAAMPWDDRSATLGRLTATHALVDSTDAEQSGVRLDLP
- a CDS encoding dihydrofolate reductase family protein → MRKLIVSTFLTLDGVMQAPGGPEEDDSGGFAFGGWSVNYWDEQMRQIMTEAMSVPFDLLLGRKTYDIFAGYWPTAPEEAGAKPLNDATKYVASRGHRTLEWGPSVLIEGDAAEGVAAIKKEDGPELQVHGSGNLIQTLMRDHLVDEYRLWVFPLVIGSGKRLFSDGTIPAGLKLLDSKVSTTGVVIGTYEPAGEIVTGSF
- a CDS encoding HAD-IB family hydrolase, with product MTPSKPSQPPREAAFFDLDKTLLPGAALFPLAREMYRQGVFTNRDIARIASDQLLYRLSGKEDKERMRRAREATLGAVKGRAKTDVEAMGRLVVERELLPRFYPQAVELMNRHKRAGREVYISSSSPEDFLSLLAAEFGIDGVIGTKAAVADGVYTGHLEGELCSREEKARRVKELADARGIDLLRSYAYSDSVNDLPLLQLVGNPVAMNPDRALLRVARANGWQVIDLRVARRRTLLGSAVGATAAAAAAAGYAAGYAAARSPLRREPADSS